Proteins from one Corticium candelabrum chromosome 4, ooCorCand1.1, whole genome shotgun sequence genomic window:
- the LOC134178289 gene encoding IgGFc-binding protein-like has product MSNYKEAPTLVLFLTSSKALTYKVEVPGQGEMMTGALQANELKAVQLPHTIALTSGIEEKGILVTSSEDMTVYGLNQILYSTDAFLALPTSVQGHEYVISSYIILQPWDYSSILAIVAIRDDTTLTIQLSSTASDGKNNYDQGEKASYTLNRLQTLQLTGTDLTGTLIYSDKPVSVFGGHVCATVPLGSFDCDHLAEQIPPVTTLGTTFVTSPLALRTSGDVFRLVAARDGTSVKMNGIVETTLSSGQFYEMNASSTTFASIETDEPILLVQFSKGSTVDGVTSDPFMAIIPSIEQYRHRYIISTPAASPVAFTNYVNLIIENDETSGLRLDDQPLPSDTTWHSIPETSLVGTSILVSIGSHRLHHIRRAKFGLIAYGYASWDAYGYPGGLQLHGECIVETTVTQDVDECIEEIPSPCQHICINTVGSFQCACNNGFVIQPDLRTCELSNKDCDCSPNGICRSDGPCLCLVGWAGSQCLKPFCTLKNDCSGHGTCIAPNLCQCASGWAGSACSVNVCPHFSSCSSCTSTSGCGWCETQQRCMSGTGSGPKDSDQQCPTWFFHHCVTMALDNIANPFSSEIYFLDCKETCNDKSVQDRGNSLEVPGSERWCSRWTRACTNFEKCFDVIRGGQCTEDSQSETCVVPSEDKCPGGVPPIAADTEISDYDYYYPYPYLAKSEFKEITVDFLFHIKCATYQNPNAWENYGCYCVPKRSLQVRSLSPRDPVDSTDRCCQTRLSCYDKAPPDCDCYNTVSTVYSAGCSYWENAQGFCQEILLSEEGSKCKKFCCECDFNAALCVSENLNTKNDWKWTDWLDSRRGRCTQNSGTVPACPDGAICSGHGIIDGNGKDSFCLCFPGWQGTCCDQPDCGCKGDGLQDCSGRGVCVTRFGESQPQCSCQPRWLGQCCDRRQRVRRSGDPHLTTVDGIDFDYFGIGEFWDCRSQENDFGIQIRFFQYKATSFTGAVAIKTGNTSTTICTLNTTNGADSLPTVRIAGDLLTNDWNAYPTTHTLASGQVQMYIEPHRSMGSIATYVFQFANGASYAVEVRYSNMLERQYLNTEFGPTASFIEKTEGLCGFMDDNEINDFTGPDGKVYTDTDEFANAWRVDQTVKNDGDVMWSWTHSNFHHDDPLDFSYTDKSHRPIYGLSQLKEDVRQEAEQLCGAKDLSKTLLENCVLDFSLTKDVTLVEQQAFQQGKCPNDCSNHGQCNNGTCVCVKNWMDEDCSQGGCSSCPSNSRCNNGFCVCDIGYFGPDCKKAFCENVNNCTSPSHGTCVAPDVCKCRPGYDGADCGDITFCPTNCSFHGKCIGGGQCLCHFGWGGDTCNSKNCESFGFCSGNGQCSENGICSCNAGWQGSACNLFSCNDLNGCHENGECVESNQCQCYTGYFGIACNKTTACPYMRNCSGNGFCQNETTCVCYSNYYGNYCERFECTQGCSGRGTCIAPDLCSCISGWAGADCSVPSCQKLHYCSGHGKCVGLDSCQCDEDWTGPLCDMVW; this is encoded by the exons TAACAAGCTCGGAAGATATGACAGTCTATGGCTTAAATCAAATATTGTATAGTACCGACGCTTTCCTTGCACTTCCAACTTCAGTTCAAGGACACGAATACGTAATTTCCTCATACATAATACTGCAGCCATGGGACTATTCTAGCATTCTCGCTATTGTAGCCATTCGCGACGACACCACCTTAACAATTCAACTATCTTCAACAGCATCCGACGGAAAGAACAACTACGATCAAGGAGAAAAAGCTTCGTATACACTAAACAGACTGCAAACCCTGCAGCTAACTGGTACCGACCTGACAGGCACGCTAATCTATTCCGACAAACCCGTGTCTGTATTTGGAGGACATGTGTGCGCTACTGTACCTCTAGGATCCTTTGATTGCGATCATCTAGCAGAGCAAATTCCACCTGTGACAACTCTAGGAACTACATTCGTTACATCTCCTTTAGCACTTCGCACAAGTGGTGATGTCTTTCGTTTGGTGGCAGCTAGAGATGGAACAAGTGTTAAAATGAATGGGATAGTCGAGACGACGCTCAGTTCTGGTCAGTTTTATGAAATGAATGCCTCCAGCACTACTTTTGCGTCTATAGAAACCGATGAACCAATATTATTAGTACAGTTTTCTAAAGGATCTACTGTCGACGGTGTGACGTCGGATCCATTCATGGCAATAATACCATCTATAGAGCAGTATCGCCACCGATATATAATCAGCACACCTGCTGCCTCGCCGGTTGCATTTACGAACTACGTAAATCTAATAATAGAAAACGATGAAACATCTGGACTGCGGTTAGATGACCAGCCATTGCCATCAGACACTACTTGGCACTCAATTCCTGAAACAAGCCTAGTAGGTACTTCCATTCTGGTATCTATAGGAAGTCATCGGCTTCATCACATACGGAGAGCCAAATTCGGTCTAATTGCTTACGGATATGCGTCGTGGGACGCGTACGGTTACCCTGGTGGTTTACAACTTCATGGAGAGTGCATCGTTGAAACTACAGTTACTCAAG ATGTTGATGAATGCATTGAAGAGATACCATCTCCTTGTCAACACATTTGCATCAACACCGTTGGATCATTCCAATGCGCATGCAACAACGGATTTGTTATTCAACCCGACTTACGCACGTGCGAGTTGTCGAATAAAGATTGCGATTGTTCACCTAACGGAATTTGTCGAAGCGATGGACCTTGTCTGTGCCTTGTGGGATGGGCTGGATCACAATGTTTAAAACCATTTTGTACTCTGAAAAACGATTGTTCAGGACACGGCACGTGCATAGCACCAAATCTGTGTCAATGTGCAAG TGGTTGGGCCGGCTCTGCGTGTTCTGTCAACGTTTGTCCGCATTTCTCGTCTTGCTCATCGTGCACATCTACAAGTGGTTGTGGTTGGTGTGAGACGCAACAGCGGTGTATGTCGGGAACAGGAAGCGGACCGAAAGACAGTGATCAGCAGTGTCCTACTTGGTTCTTCCATCATTGTGTTACGATGGCTTTAGACAATATAGCAAATCCATTTTCAAGCGAAATTTACTTCTTAGACTGCAAAGAAACCTGTAACGACAAATCTGTGCAGGATCGTGGAAATTCATTAGAAGTTCCCGGATCAGAGAGGTGGTGTAGCAGATGGACAAGAGCGTGCACCAACTTCGAGAAATGCTTCGATGTCATTCGTGGAGGACAGTGCACTgaagacagtcagtcagagaCGTGTGTGGTACCATCCGAAGACAAATGCCCAGGAGGAGTACCTCCAATAGCAGCAGACACAGAGATTTCTGATTATGATTATTACTACCCATATCCCTACTTAG CTAAATCCGAATTTAAAGAGATCACCGTCGACTTTTTATTTCACATTAAATGTGCCACGTATCAAAATCCGAATGCATGGGAGAACTATGGATGTTATTGCGTACCCAAACGATCACTTCAAGTCAGGTCTCTATCACCCAGAGACCCGGTCGATTCCACGGACCGTTGCTGTCAGACGAGACTGTCGTGCTACGACAAGGCACCGCCAGACTGCGATTGTTACAATACTGTCAGTACTGTCTATTCAGCGGGATGCAGCTACTGGGAGAATGCTCAAGGATTTTGTCAAGAAATTCTCTTGAGCGAAGAAGGAAGCAAATGCAAAAAGTTTTGCTGCGAATGCGACTTCAACGCCGCTTTATGCGTATCAGAAAATCTAAATACAAAGAATGATTGGAAATGGACTGACTGGTTAGACAGCAGAAGAGGTCGATGCACACAAAACTCTGGAACGGTGCCTGCTTGTCCAGACGGCGCTa TTTGTTCCGGTCACGGTATCATCGACGGAAATGGCAAAGACTcgttttgcttgtgttttcCGGGCTGGCAAGGAACATGCTGCGATCAACCCGATTGTGGATGCAAAGGCGATGGACTACAAGATTGCTCTGGAAGAGGAGTTTGCGTGACAAGATTTGGAGAATCGCAGCCTCAATGTTCGTGTCAGCCTCGATGGCTGGGACAATGCTGTGACCGAAGGCAAAGGGTTCGGCGTTCCGGTGATCCTCATCTAACAACCGTTGATG GAATAGATTTTGACTACTTTGGTATTGGAGAGTTTTGGGATTGCAGAAGCCAGGAAAATGACTTTGGAATACAAATACGATTTTTCCAATACAAAGCGACATCGTTTACAGGAGCTGTAGCCATCAAAACGGGCAACACGTCGACAACTATTTGTACtctcaatacaacaaatggTGCAGACTCGCTTCCTACAGTGAG AATTGCTGGTGACCTGCTTACTAATGATTGGAATGCCTAtccaactacacacacactcgcatcAGGCCAAGTCCAAATGTACATTGAGCCTCACAGATCGATGGGTTCTATTGCAACTTACGTCTTTCAGTTCGCAAATGGAGCTTCTTACGCGGTTGAGGTTCGATATAGCAATATGCTGGAACGCCAATACTTGAATACAGAATTCGGTCCAACGGCATCTTTTATTGAAAAAACAGAAGGACTATGCGGTTTTATGGACGATAATGAAATCAACGATTTCACTGGTCCAGACGGAAAAGTGTATACAGATACAGACGAGTTTGCCAACGCCT GGAGAGTTGATCAAACAGTAAAGAACGATGGAGACGTAATGTGGTCATGGACACACTCCAATTTTCATCACGACGACCCACTGGATTTCTCGTACACTGACAAAAGCCACAGACCTATCTATGGCCTTTCTCAACTGAAGGAAGATGTTCGCCAG GAAGCTGAACAACTATGTGGAGCAAAAGACCTGAGCAAGACTCTATTGGAAAACTGTGTACTTGACTTCAGTCTTACAAAAGATGTTACGCTTGTTGAGCAACAAGCTTTTCAGCAAG GCAAATGCCCCAATGACTGTTCTAATCACGGGCAGTGCAACAACGGaacgtgtgtctgtgtcaagAATTGGATGGACGAAGACTGCAGCCAAG GTGGATGTAGCAGCTGTCCCTCAAACAGCAGATGCAACAATGGATTCTGTGTTTGTGATATCGGTTACTTTGGACCAGATTGTAAGAAAG CCTTTTGTGAAAATGTAAACAATTGCACGAGTCCTTCTCATGGAACATGTGTTGCACCAGACGTCTGTAAATGCCGACCAGG ATACGACGGAGCTGATTGCGGTGACATCACCTTCTGCCCTACCAATTGTTCGTTTCATGGCAAATGCATTGGAGGAGGTCAATGCCTTTGTCATTTTGGTTGGGGAGGTGACACGTGTAATTCAAAGAATTGCGAATCTTTTGGGTTCTGTTCAG GCAATGGACAATGCAGCGAGAACGGAATATGCAGTTGCAATGCAGGCTGGCAGGGCAGCGcgtgtaacttgttctcttgcAACGATTTAAACGGTTGCCACGAAAATGGCGAATGTGTGGAAAGTAATCAGTGTCAGTGTTATACTGGCTACTTTGGAATAGCTTGCAACAAAACAACTGCTTGTCCTTACATGCGCAATTGCAGTGGAAACGGTTTCTGTCAAAACGAGACGACGTGTGTGTGCTACAGTAATTATTATGGCAATTACTGCGAAAGGTTCGAGTGCACACAAGGCTGTTCTGGTAGAGGAACATGTATTGCTCCCGATCTTTGTTCATGCATTTCGGGCTGGGCGGGTGCAGATTGTTCAGTCCCGTCATGTCAAAAGCTTCATTACTGCTCAG GACATGGGAAATGTGTGGGTCTAGACAGCTGCCAATGTGACGAGGATTGGACGGGACCTCTCTGCGACATGGTCTGGTGA
- the LOC134178468 gene encoding fibulin-1-like encodes MIANLKPLTSALQEATRAISCALILVKHIDECNTTAFDLRLKNCEQLCDNLPGTFRCNCTAGYVLGEDNATCIDIDECNNELLCDHICHNTKGSYNCSCRLGYELADDRRTCKDIDECVTGSFLCRPPAVTYRWVKSNWGRNCSVNRVCDDGVVTRTVSCLETNKTTKTDRQVDDQFCILNFGKKERVQRRCGRPCRYVLGKWSTCASNCTRSRQISCVKLMKNRRKPVSVRHCNADTHIALPRPPPSQESCSGGSCNPGS; translated from the exons ATGATTGCCAATTTGAAG CCGTTGACAAGTGCGCTACAGGAAGCCACGCGTGCGATCAGCTGTGCACTGATACTTGTGAAGC ATATTGACGAGTGCAACACAACAGCATTCGATCTAAGACTTAAAAACTGCGAGCAGCTGTGTGACAACTTACCTGGAACATTTCGGTGCAATTGCACGGCTGGATACGTTCTGGGTGAAGACAACGCAACGTGTATAG ACATTGACGAATGCAATAACGAATTGCTATGTGACCATATATGCCATAACACGAAAGGATCTTACAACTGCTCATGTCGCTTGGGGTACGAACTAGCTGATGACAGACGAACATGCAAAG ATATAGACGAGTGTGTGACAG GTTCTTTCCTATGTCGACCTCCGGCAGTTACTTACCGATGGGTAAAGAGTAATTGGGGAAGGAACTGCTCGGTCAATCGAGTGTGCGATGATGGAGTTGTCACTCGTACGGTTTCTTGTCTCGAGACAAACAAGACGACTAAGACAGACCGACAAGTCGACGACCAATTCTGCATTCTCAACTTTGGAAAGAAGGAAAGAGTGCAACGTCGGTGTGGACGTCCATGCCGCTACGTTTTGGGCAAATGGTCAACGTGCGCGAGCAACTGCACAAGAAGCCGGCAAATAAGTTGTGTGAAACTGATGAAAAACCGACGTAAGCCGGTCAGTGTTCGTCACTGCAATGCCGACACACACATTGCATTGCCGCGTCCTCCTCCGTCACAGGAGAGTTGCAGTGGAGGATCGTGCAATCCTGGCTCATAG